TGCTTGTACCTCATGTCACTGAAAGACCGGAATCACTTCGCGTACAGTCGGTTCCGGAGTGAAAGAAAAGATGTTCCCGGGAGATTGATCTCCGGAGTGATTGATTCTCTCCGGGATTTCAAAGAAGACTACAGATTTCCCATCCTTCGGCGTTTGACGGGATGGTCACCTCGTGGGTGGCGAAGTGCTACAAGCCGGAGAAATGGTTTCACATCCCGGGCCCTTTGGAGAATAAGGACATCCTGATTCTTCGGGATGACGCTCCTCTGAGAAAGAAAGCACAGGCTGACTTGTGCCCGAAAATTTCTTTTGACTACTGGAAGAACTCGGTGCCCGGTGGTGCGGGTTTGTCACTTTTGCTAATTTTCCTTAGTTTTTACTTGGTAGATTTGGGTGTAGTTTGCATGTTGTTGTTTGTTGCTTTTCATTTCATCTATTGTGTGTTGATCTCGACTTTGTTATGTGTTGTTGACTTTGACTTTGTTGTTTTTGCAGTGAATAGCATCGACTTGGGTAAGCTGGCTGGTAAGAAGCGGAAGAGGCCGGCGAGTCGAAATGTCACTCCGGCACCTCCTCCTCCTCCCCGAGCTACTGAAATTCCCGAAGTGCCTAAATCTCCTGCGGTGGAGAACATGGCCCCGGAAACTGGTCTGGACGCCATGCCACTCCGAGTTTGGTTACCCGGCGGGATCGAGGTCCCTCCTACTGCGGAACCCGTGGGAACTATCCCTTTTGTCAACTTGGATTCCACGGAGACCGTCGACGGCCCGGTCCCAAGAAAGGATGTTCCCCCAACAGCAACACCCGAGGTTCCTGGTCAGAGTTTGCAGGCTCCTCGAGCTCGGGTGCCAGAAATGCCTGAGATTTCTTCGGGCTCAAGCACTACTACTCCGGGACCCCAAGCGATAACTCGAGCAAGCTTTGCCGAGTGGGTTAGTCAACACAACGATGGTCGGCTGGCGACCTTGAATGATCTGGTCATCGCGGGGGATATTGCTCGGGTTACTACTATGCCCGCCGACTGTGATCATTATAAGACCCACAAGCCCGAAAATCTGTGGGCTGTGATTTCATCTTTTTGCCTCCAGGTAAATATcttgtgtttttgtttgtgcACCCAGTCTGTTTTAGATTGACATGTTAACTTAAAAGGtttgttttctttctttcaggtttctcagatgTCTTATATGGCTGATCAGAACTAGAGTAAGACCGAGATTGACCTGACCCTGGCGAAGAACCTTCTGCTGACCGAGCAGAAGAAGGCTCGGGAGGCAGAAAGAAGGGCAGCTGAGGCGGAGAAGAAAGCTTCTGAAGGGGCTGCCCTGGTTGCCAACTTGGAGTCTCAGCTGAAGAATTCAGAAGATCGCCGGGCTGAGGACCTCGGTGTGCTAGAGAAACTTCGAGCGGACGTGAGTCATCTTGAGACTGGGAAGTCCCTAGCCCGGGAAGACTTTTCGAAGCAGTTAGCCGACTTGACCACCCGGAATGAGCTGGCTTCAAAAGGTCTTCGAGAGACTGTGGCTGACCAGAAGAAGCAGATCGCCGAGGTCACGAAGCGAGCTGAGGAGGCATAGGCCAAGGCTAAAGAAATCGCAGGTCGGGAGGAGGCGATCTACGAGGACTTTCGCCGGATCCTATTTGTCAGCGAGGTACAGGTCGGCGAGTATGTCAGAGGGCGATTTGGAGCTGATGTGGATGTGTCCGACTTTAGTTTGGACATTGAGGAGCTTGGTCGGCGAGCTAAGGAGCTACCCGAAGACTATGACATTCCTGCTGACATCGAGGACTATCTTGCTGATGACCAGGATAAGGTCCAAATTAGAATTGTAAAAACATTCCTTTAgctttgaaattttttttggatatttttttttgtaaactttgAATTCGGGTTCTGAGTTCCTTTTGCTTTATTATACAAGTGTTTGTTCTACGTGCCCTTTGTTTTCATGTCTttgttttgaatattttgaCTAAGTatgataattttcaaaatattgtgTATGATATAACTGTAGATGACTTTGACTTAGTTTAAAActtgaatttttatattgctTCTTTGTTTTTCCGGGGTAAGGTTTAGACTCGTTGTACTATGTTTCTAGTCTTTTGTTCTCTTACAGCTCAAGGTGTATAGCCCGTGATTAGCTTAAGGGCCGTTGGTGGTCCCCAGCCCGCAGACGGTACATAGCTCGTAGGTGGCACGTAGCCCGCGGATGGCCCATAGCCcctggatggcacatagcccgtagatggcacgtagcccgtagatggcacaaagcccgtggatggcacgaagcccgtagatggcacatagcccgctggtggcacatagcccgtttgtggcacatagcccgctggtggcacatagcccgtggatggcacatagcccgtggattgcacatagcccgtagatggcacatagcccactggtggcacatagcccgtagatggcacatagcccgctggtggcacatagcccgtagatggcacatagcccgctggtggcacatagcccgtggatgttTTTACCGAGTAGATTGCTCGGGTTTTGAAAGAAAGACATGAactctttttaatcttttttattcattgaggggaaaaacttatgtttgagttttacaaaagcctaactcaaacataagtgaaaaaacccctaggtaccttaaaataaaaacaagtgactactgatagtatttccgaagaacctgggagttccaagttctcgggagcactctgcccgacatgtgtgctatCTTGTAAGCTCCTGCTCGCCCAACCTCAGTGATCCGATATGGGCCTTCCCAGTTAGGTTCGAGCTTTCCCACCCCAGCATTTCCCTTGGCAATATCTGCCCGTCTCAAGACCAGATCACCGACTTGGAAACTCAGgggtttaactctcttgttatgatacttagccattctttgcttgtatgcttcgattctcAGTGCTGCCTGTTCTCGCCGTTCTTCTAACAGGTCTAAGCATAGCCTCTGCTCTTCCTCATTCTTGGCCTCATCAAAGAACTGGACTCTCAAGGTCGGCATCCCGATTTCCACTGGTATCATTGCCTCACACCCATATGTTAGagaaaacggggtgtctcctGTCCCTGCTCTTGGAGTAGTGCGGTAAGCCCAGATAACCTTAggtagctcttccagccactgtTTATCATACTGCCCCAGCCTGGCCTTAAGTCCTTTCAGAATTGTCCGGTTGGTCACCTCGGTCATCCCATTACTCTGCGGATGAACTATTGAAGTAAAGCGCAGGTCGATGTGCAAATCGTTGCAAAATTCATTAAAGGCTCGACAATTGAACTGCTTCCCATTGTCGGTTATCAACGCTCTGGGTATCCCAAATCGACACACAATTTGCCTCTAGAAGAAATCATGGATCCGAGCTTCGGTGATAGTGCTTACTGCTTCTACCTCGATCCACTTCGTAAAgtgatctactgccactatcaagaactttttctgccccgtggttgCTGTGAATGGTCCCAGAATGTCAATCCCCCATATTGCAAAAGGCCAAGGACTGGTGATAGGACACTGCTCTGTAGTTGGAGCATGTCGGATATTCTGGTGCCTCTGACAGTTCTCACACTTCTTTACTATCTGCTCAGCCTGCCTGACCATCAGGGGCCAGTAATATCCCTACAGAACTGCTTTCTTTGCCAACATTCGAGGAGCTATGTGTGCCCCACAGATACCTTCGTGTATTTCTCTCAGAACATACTCGCCCTCCTCTGTCGTTAGGCATCTCGACCAGGGATAGGTGAATGACTTCCTGTACAAGACTCCGTCGAGAAAAGCATAGTAAGGGGCTTGTCCCAGGATTTTGTATGCATTGTCTCTGTCCTCCGGCAGAGTTCCGTCCATCAGGTAATGGGCTATGCCTTGCATCCAATTCTCCAAAGGCTGGGTCAGAAAGATGGTTTCATGGTTGTCGATGCTGGAATGCTTTTGAACCGAGAAATGGACCCCGTGTATCTTTTCATCCACTGTTGCCGCTTTGGCTAGTACGTCGGCTTCTTGATTTTCCAAGCGGGGAACTTTCTCTATCACCCATTTCCCCCCGAGCTCCTGAATCTTGTTTAAAAAGAACTTGACTCTGTCAACGTATCTTCGCATCTCTGGATCCGgagcttcaaaagtacccaAAATTTGACAAACAACCAACTGAGAATTGCTCCTTATCGTTACATGCTCGGCTTTGACCACATTTACCATTCTCAATCCGATCAGCAGAGCCTCATATTCCGCGGCGTTATTGGACGCCGGGAAATCGAATTTTACCGAGCTCCGGAGTGTAACTCCATGAGGCCCTCTCAGGACCACGCCTGCTCCAGATCCTTCCAGATTTGATGCTCCATCGACTTCTAGTACCTACTTTAGAAGTTGTTCATCAGCTTCCTCAGGTTGATCACTGGCCGTGGTCTCGGCTATGAAATCAGCCAATACCTGTGCTTTCAGAGAAGGTCTCGGTTCATACCGGATGTCGTATCCTCCCAACTGGACCGACCAGATGACCAGTCGTCCTGACATTTCTGGCCTTTGCAACgcctttctcagaggttggtttGTCCGTACTACTATGATGTGAGCTTCAAAATATCTCCTTAGTTTTTCTGCTGCCACTttcaatgccaaagcaaatttttcaatctttggatatctgacctccgggcctttcaGGACTCTGCTGAGATAGTAAACTGGGGTTTGCAGACCTTTATCTTCCTTGACCAGGACTGCCGCTGCCGTCTCATCATTCACCGAGAGATATAAGTACAAGATTTCTCCTCGCTCGGGTCTACCTAGCACCGGGGGTGTGCTGAGGTAAACCTTCAACTCTTCAAAAGCTTCGTTGCACTCctctgtccacttgaaattctttgtattttttaggattttgaaaaatggcaaacatcgCTTGGCCGAACAACTCATGAACCTTCCCAGCGCCGTGACTCTTCCATTCAACTTTTGTACTTCTTTTACCGAGTTAGGGGCTTTCATGTTCATTACTGCCTCGATTTTCTCCGGGTTCGCCTCGATACCTTTCTCTGAGATGAGGTGCCCAAGAAACTTCCCAGACCGAACTGCGAAAACACACTTCTCCGGGTTCAATTTAAGGTTGAACTTcttcagcttttcaaaagtttttGCCAGGTCCCCTGCGTGATCCTCGATCCCTCTGGATTTCACGACTATGTCATCTACATAAACCTCGACGTTCTTGCCCAGTTGATCTTTGAAAACgtgattcatgagtctttgataggttgccccgacatttttcaaaccaaaaggcatcttcttgtagcaataTGTCCCCAGATCTGTGGTGAATGCTGTCTTTTCCTCATCATCCTTGTTCATCGGAATTTGGTGGTATCCCTGAGAAGCATCTAAGAATGCATAGACTGTGAAACCACATGTTGCATCTACCAGTTGGTCGGTGTTCGGCAGAGGGAAACTGTCTTTCGGGCAAGCATTGTTTAGATCGgtgaaatctatacaaagcctgCATTTGCCATTAGATTTCTTGATTAAAACCACATTGGCCAGCCACTCTGGGTAATTTACTATCCTGATGAACCCGGCTTTCAAAAGCTTTTCCACTTCATCTCGGATAGCAatctgtttctctagagagaaagttcttttcttttgcttgacaggcttGCACTTAGCATCTACATTTAACTTGTGCGAGATTATCCTCGGGTCTACCCCCCCGATATCCTCTGGCTTGTTGGTAAACTCTTCCACGtactgttttatccgagctatgatagTTTCTCTGTGCTCATTTGGCCAATCTACTCCCAGCTTCACACACATCTCGGAGCCCTCTGttatttcaattgtttttaagttTTCCCGGGGTTTCTGAGCCTTTTTCTCTCTGAGGAGCAGCTCCggtgtatcgatgttcatcatttccaccgtgctgcccatTTTTGCCATGTAACATTGCCGAGACAAGGTTTGATTTCCCCTAATAGTTATGACCTCATTTTCtactgggattttcatcattaAGTAATgaatactagtcactgcacatgtgctatacaacataggtctacccAGAATACCATTGTACGCTAAaggcatgtcaactatcataaaaagtgaacgtaccttccgtgttggttccgccaggatACCCTCTGTTCCGTCCATCTGAGGTATTTCGACTCCGAGCTCCAAGTCCAGCTCGACCATGCCTTCTGGGCAGACCGGAGCTCCACCCAGTCCCAGGAGAGGGATGTTCACTGGTTTAAGATCAGTTTTGGATCCTCCCAGCGTCAAAAATACTGACAAAGTCAATAAGTTAACTGAGCTACCATCATCTACCAGCAGTCGTTTTACCCATTTCGATCCGACAATAGTTGATACGATCAAAGCGTCTTCGTGGGGAAACTCTACCCCCTTCGCGTCCTCTGGCCCGAAAATAATACTAGGCCATGGCGATCCTGCAGACACTGACAtgaccatcttttgctttttctttcggCGTTTTCGGCTATATTCAGATTCCAAGGTTCCTCCTGAGATTGTGTTAATCACCCCTgtgacttgtgttttctttgCTGGGGGTTGGGCTTCCCTGCTTCCCCCTGGCTCCGACCTGACCAAGTTGACTCTCGTATTTCCTCAGTCTTGACCCTCCTTGGCAACCACGAAGTGTTGTAGCCGTCCCTGGCAAACCAGCTTGTCTATCTCACTTCGCAAGCGTCCACATTCTTCTGTTTCATGGCCATAGCCATCATGGAATTCACAGAATTTGGACCGATCTACGTCTTTCACCAGACTCGGGGGATAACGAATCTCCTCATTATTGTGCTTGATCCAAGATAAAATCTGCTCCCTCGGAGTATTGAGCGGTACATATTGTCTGGGTACCCCTGCTCGGTCCACATATCCTTCCGTACCTCCCCCAATGCTGAAACTCGGCTTTGTACCAGGCCCCGTGCTAGGCGAACTGGGTTGAGCGCTAAATGACTTGCTTCCCCTGTATCCCGAAGTCTCGTTCAGaggtcggtaccgatcttgACTACGGTTAGATCCCAGAGTGCTCTGCGGCTTACTGGGTGCCGAGCTAACCATCCCATAAACTTTCCTTTGCCTCTCCTCATCGAGGttgatataattccaagccctgtccatcaactcggtgtaaATGTCAACCAGGTTGGCGATCAAGCTATCTCGGAAGACTTGCATGGTGGTGTTGTCTTTCATAGCGTCGATGGCAGTATCATCGTTCAAATCTTCAATCATGATAgcctcggcattgaaccgagcaatataagctttcaaactttctccctgtttttgaaagcatttcttcaaatcactgaatcttttctttcgttcgatgctcggagcaaaatgagttttaaaggccatagcgagctccctgaaactgttaatagagccctccttgaCGTCCTGGTACCATTTCTGCGCGGCATCACTCAAGGTTGAAGGGAACACTTTGCACACCGTGGCGTCCGAAAAACTTTGTACTCCCATGGCAATCTGGAAACAACTTAAATAATtcatcgggtcggatttaccgttatatctgtcaataggtggatatttaaacttatctgggaATGGGTCGTCCcatatagcctttgacaaagggctagcaatgccacaggtGGTGAAAGGTCGAGATTCTGCCTTGCGCCCTTTATGCTTATCTAGCTCGGCCTGGACAAGGCGAGTGACTTCGTCACACAATGTTTTCTGATATTGCTACGCTGCCCCCGAGCTGTGAACACTCTCAGCCCCATTTCTCCTGACCGGTGGAACTCTTGCTctcgcggtccgcagaggatctgcctccgggtctgggtctcccctccccaagCCAGCGTCTCCGTGCTGTGTCCCCGGTGGCGGATTCTCAtcttgcaccccctcccttcgaggaggaggaggatcattccgaccttcttctctcggaAAAGGACggtcatgccgaccttcgtctctcggcataTTAGTATCACGACGATCTTCGCCCCTCTGCGCTTGATGCTCTGGCTGGCCTCTAGGTCTTGGTCACGGGTGGTCGTtccgaccttcttctctcggaGGATGACCATCCCGAAACTCAGCTCGAGGAAGTGGAGGAACATGGGTCGTCGTGGGGTTGTATCTTGGGTAATACTGGGTCATAACTGCAAAATACATTTGCTGGGCCTGATGCAGTtggcgagccatgtattctaaatattcttgagcttgtaagaccgccggagGTACGTCTTGCCCAGAAGTTGTTCCTGTTCCAGTAGTCACCAGAGTAGCGTCTACCGGAaagttgagttgagtgggagGCAACGTGTTGTGGAGGAAACTCTGAGGCACGGTGGCTTCTGGGGTGGACAAAATTGTGTTTGTTAGCATCTGAGGTGAATGGGTTTGCCCTAGGATAGTTTTCCAAGCCATACAAAGGCACAAAACCAGCACCACTATCGGAGGCCCTGGATCCTCTAATCTGGGTATTCGCCGGAGGAGTtaagccagtgatcacagaggtccgaccactAGCAGAAACTCCACCAACCGGATTAGGTCAGTAACCGTAGTCCCAAGAGGGTCTATCCTTTCTaaaacaggatcatcagccattgtttCTCGTCAAGATTGGACAGCAACGTTGAAAAAATAAGAACAGGAAAAACAGGGGATATTACAAACgatttcccacagacggcgccaagtgataaatcaccaaaatagATCCGAGCTTTATCAACATGCACACAACAAgcagacagaggtcagaaggaactccggtgggggtcaccggacattcgctccgacgctcaagtaaggttttgaggtagagaaagaagaagaagagaaaagagtattcagagttgagagaaaaaagaaattacctagggtttgcccTTAAACCCcatatttatagttagggtttaaggacaaaccttgccttgctggcaggctgtgctTAAAGTGGTCCTCCCAGAAACGGTTATGCCTACGTGGAGGAATATCCCTGCGTGAGGCGCAGGTTGTTAGGTgcgtcagagggaacattcctcacgcacctgtcagaagatcttctgtggtcccaggatccggTACACATGCGTGTGCTCCTGGGCTGGACCTCGGAGCTCGGTCAGAGCCTGAAACCCGAATTGCTTGGGGACCAAGCTTACATAGTTCTACTTCTTGCGCTTGAGAGTATCTGGAAGCTCGGGTCGTCTGATCCGAGCTTTCACGTCTCTCGTCTGAAAGCTCGGTCCAGGTCTGAAGCTCGGATTGTTCGGACCACGCTCATTTGTTCTTAGTTTCTGAGTTGGATGTATCTCGAAGCTCGGACCGGATTTTCGATCCGACCTTATCAGAAGCAAATGTCTCGGATGATGTCCGAGATTTTATCGATCAGGTGACCCCCCAGGTCGCGTGGTCTATGATTTATAAGGTGATCGGAAGTTGATCTCGGGTTGGTGAAATGattgacttagcgatgttcgttcttggcgaggttgcttcgcccctattaAATGTACTACGTTATCAGTAAGAAGGAAGGGTTGAGGGGGAAGGAGCTAGGTTAAACAATAAAAAGAGCAAAACGTATcactaaccatggtttggttaatAATTAATGAGTTAACAGGGGTGAAAATGTAATTGCTGAAATTTTGGGTGACATGGTTGCCACAGTATATAAAAACGCGTGCCAAAATTCTTTTAGAGtacaattaaaattcaaatatacgAAGTAGGgtataattatcaatttacaACGTCgggatacaattaaaaaaattcaaaagataaTTCCTGAACAATTAGACTTTGTTAATTTTAGTGTTatatttcctttctttttaagTTTATCTACActagatgattttttttaagtgcATATACTCTATATGACTTATGAGtgtgttttttttgtcaaacaCAAAAAATTTTAGCATCtcgtttgaaaaattaatttataaatttaaaatattataagttgatttattttttttataaattattacaggtatataattttattattatattcatttggttagatttattttaaaatttaattttttcgagTTTTATAGTATCATTTTAAGTAGCATTTTAAGTGGTTAATATGTCTTATTACAGTGTAATTATCAAGACTAATATAAAACTCATATAGTCAATTTTATCAAacgatattttattttttaaagtgatTATTGCTTTTGTCGTTTTAAGAAGAGTCTTGGAGTGACGActctttcaatattttttatatcatttttttttattgaactgTGAGCATATATTAGCAGATCCAAATGATGAATCAtcgatttaaaattaaatatcaaattaaatctTATCTATATCTACTATTTTGTCGTCTCCAAAAtagtttatcaaattatattagATAAtctatttagtatttatttaagctGTAAAATAAGATTCTGAACataattttactatttatattagtaataaacaattaaattaagtaAATGAGAAAAAGTAGAGCAGTTGAGATTTGagatattttatatgaatagtATAATACTTCGTCATTGCCAGTGAGAACTAACCCGAATGACTAGACTTTTCACatgcatttttaaaaatttggtttcgAATTTTAACACAATTAGTT
This window of the Mercurialis annua linkage group LG5, ddMerAnnu1.2, whole genome shotgun sequence genome carries:
- the LOC126681528 gene encoding uncharacterized protein LOC126681528, producing MIEDLNDDTAIDAMKDNTTMQVFRDSLIANLVDIYTELMDRAWNYINLDEERQRKVYGMVSSAPSKPQSTLGSNRSQDRYRPLNETSGYRGSKSFSAQPSSPSTGPGTKPSFSIGGGTEGYVDRAGVPRQYVPLNTPREQILSWIKHNNEEIRYPPSLVKDVDRSKFCEFHDGYGHETEECGRLRSEIDKLVCQGRLQHFVVAKEGGSREAQPPAKKTQVTGVINTISGGTLESEYSRKRRKKKQKMVMSVSAGSPWPSIIFGPEDAKGVEFPHEDALIVSTIVGSKWVKRLLVDDGSSVNLLTLSVFLTLGGSKTDLKPVNIPLLGLGGAPVCPEGMVELDLELGVEIPQMDGTEVTSIHYLMMKIPVENEVITIRGNQTLSRQCYMAKMGSTVEMMNIDTPELLLREKKAQKPRENLKTIEITEGSEMCVKLGVDWPNEHRETIIARIKQYVEEFTNKPEDIGGVDPRIISHKLNVDAKCKPVKQKKRTFSLEKQIAIRDEVEKLLKAGFIRIVNYPEWLANVVLIKKSNGKCRLCIDFTDLNNACPKDSFPLPNTDQLVDATCGFTVYAFLDASQGYHQIPMNKDDEEKTAFTTDLGTYCYKKMPFDQLGKNVEVYVDDIVVKSRGIEDHAGDLAKTFEKLKKFNLKLNPEKCVFAVRSGKFLGHLISEKGIEANPEKIEAVMNMKAPNSNFKWTEECNEAFEELKVYLSTPPVLGRPERGEILYLYLSVNDETAAAVLVKEDKVAAEKLRRYFEAHIIVVRTNQPLRKALQRPEMSGRLVIWSVQLGGYDIRYEPRPSLKAQVLEVDGASNLEGSGAGVVLRGPHGVTLRSSVKFDFPASNNAAEYEALLIGLRMVNVVKAEHVTIRSNSQLVVCQILGTFEAPDPEMRRYVDRVKFFLNKIQELGGKWVIEKVPRLENQEADVLAKAATVDEKIHGVHFSVQKHSSIDNHETIFLTQPLENWMQGIAHYLMDGTLPEDRDNAYKILGQAPYYAFLDGVLYRKSFTYPWSRCLTTEEGEYVLREIHEGICGAHIAPRMLAKKAVL